Proteins encoded by one window of Nocardia goodfellowii:
- the chvE gene encoding multiple monosaccharide ABC transporter substrate-binding protein, with protein sequence MTGINRRGFFAVGGGAIALLAAAACSVDSGSPSSGGKGRIGISMPTKSSERWVADGSNIVNQFQALGYTTDLQYAEDVIETQVSQLENMLTQGATALVIAAIDNKSLTGVLAQAKRNKVAVIAYDRLIRDTADVDYYATFDNFEVGVLQAAYLVEHLGVAVGPGPFNIELFAGSPDDNNTYFFFNGAMSVLQPHIDTGKLVVRSGQTRIDQVTTLRWDGATAQSRMENLLSAHYAAATVDAVLSPYDGVSIGILSALKAVGYGGARKMPIVTGQDAEKASVKSIIAGEQTQTVFKDTRKLAERAVQMTNAILTGGTPETNDTTSYENGRKKVPSYLLRPVSVDKTNYRAALIDTGYYTDKDLQ encoded by the coding sequence CGGCGGCCGCCTGTTCCGTCGACAGCGGAAGCCCGAGCTCGGGCGGTAAGGGTCGCATCGGAATCTCCATGCCCACCAAATCTTCCGAGCGCTGGGTGGCCGACGGCAGCAATATCGTCAACCAGTTCCAAGCACTCGGCTACACCACCGACCTGCAGTACGCCGAGGACGTCATCGAGACACAGGTCTCACAGCTCGAGAACATGCTCACCCAGGGCGCCACGGCGCTGGTGATCGCGGCCATCGACAACAAGTCGCTGACCGGAGTACTGGCGCAGGCGAAACGGAACAAGGTCGCGGTCATCGCCTACGACCGGCTCATCCGCGACACCGCCGACGTCGACTACTACGCGACCTTCGACAACTTCGAAGTCGGTGTGCTGCAAGCCGCTTACCTGGTCGAGCACCTCGGTGTCGCCGTCGGTCCGGGGCCGTTCAACATCGAATTGTTCGCCGGGTCTCCGGACGACAACAACACCTATTTCTTCTTCAACGGCGCGATGTCGGTGCTGCAGCCGCATATCGACACCGGCAAGCTCGTGGTGCGGTCGGGACAGACCAGGATCGATCAGGTAACCACCCTGCGCTGGGATGGCGCGACCGCTCAGTCCCGCATGGAGAACCTGCTCTCGGCGCATTACGCCGCAGCGACCGTGGACGCGGTGCTGTCCCCGTACGACGGGGTGTCCATCGGAATCCTGTCCGCGCTCAAGGCCGTCGGCTACGGCGGGGCCCGGAAGATGCCCATCGTCACCGGCCAGGATGCCGAGAAGGCGTCGGTCAAATCCATCATCGCGGGCGAGCAGACCCAAACCGTCTTCAAGGACACCCGGAAACTGGCCGAACGGGCGGTGCAGATGACCAACGCCATCCTCACCGGCGGCACGCCGGAGACCAACGACACCACCTCCTACGAAAACGGCAGGAAGAAGGTGCCGTCGTACCTGCTGCGACCGGTGTCGGTGGACAAGACGAACTATCGGGCGGCGCTGATCGACACCGGCTACTACACCGACAAGGACCTGCAATAG
- the mmsB gene encoding multiple monosaccharide ABC transporter permease, whose product MTLLDKLQDDDGADAIVAAAGNRPGAMETVRKALRGNVRQYGMIVALVAIVVLFQILTTAQLSDGVSLLTPLNVTNVILQNGYILVLAIGMMLVIINGHIDLSVGSVCALVGALTGIAIVHWHWPWPVVVVAGLLLGGLIGAWQGYWIAYVKIPAFIVTLGGMLLFRGLAQLVLEGQSIGPFPKGFVNIAGGYLPNWLPVQALVFDGFENGVVVRLKTGELHGLTLLLAVAAIGALVWTRLRVRQRRRSYGLPAGPRALFVAQMVALGGVIGAFGFVLASYNGLPVIGLILVVLIVVYSFVMNRMVIGRRIYAVGGNEKAAALSGVDTRRNTFWVFVNMGALAALAGIIFAARLGAATPKAGQNFELDAIAAAFVGGASASGGIGTVVGAIVGALVMGVMNNGMSMLGVGSDWQLVIKGLVLLAAVAFDVYNKKRAAA is encoded by the coding sequence ATGACGCTGCTGGACAAGTTGCAGGACGACGACGGTGCCGACGCCATCGTCGCCGCGGCCGGGAACCGCCCCGGAGCCATGGAAACCGTGCGAAAAGCGTTGCGCGGCAACGTGCGTCAGTACGGAATGATCGTCGCCCTGGTCGCGATCGTGGTGCTGTTCCAGATCCTCACCACCGCGCAGCTCAGCGACGGAGTGAGCCTGCTGACGCCGCTCAACGTCACCAATGTGATCTTGCAGAACGGCTACATCCTGGTGCTGGCCATCGGCATGATGCTGGTGATCATCAACGGGCACATCGATCTGTCCGTGGGCTCGGTGTGCGCCCTGGTGGGCGCGCTCACCGGCATCGCCATCGTGCATTGGCACTGGCCGTGGCCGGTCGTGGTGGTGGCGGGTCTGCTGCTGGGCGGGCTGATCGGCGCGTGGCAAGGGTATTGGATCGCCTATGTGAAGATCCCGGCGTTCATCGTCACCCTGGGCGGCATGCTGCTGTTCCGCGGTCTGGCCCAGCTGGTGCTGGAAGGACAGTCGATCGGGCCCTTCCCGAAGGGGTTCGTCAATATCGCGGGCGGCTATCTGCCCAACTGGCTGCCCGTTCAGGCACTGGTCTTCGACGGCTTCGAGAACGGCGTCGTGGTGCGGCTGAAAACCGGTGAGCTGCACGGCTTGACGTTGCTGCTCGCGGTCGCCGCCATCGGTGCGCTGGTGTGGACGCGGCTGCGGGTGCGGCAGCGCCGCCGCTCCTACGGGCTGCCCGCTGGTCCGCGCGCCCTGTTCGTGGCGCAGATGGTGGCGCTGGGCGGGGTGATCGGGGCCTTCGGGTTCGTGCTGGCGTCCTATAACGGCCTGCCGGTGATCGGACTGATCCTGGTGGTGCTGATAGTCGTGTACTCCTTCGTCATGAACCGCATGGTGATCGGGCGACGCATCTACGCGGTGGGCGGCAACGAGAAGGCCGCGGCGCTGTCCGGCGTGGACACCAGGCGCAATACCTTCTGGGTTTTCGTGAACATGGGCGCGCTGGCGGCGCTGGCGGGCATCATCTTCGCCGCGCGGCTCGGCGCCGCCACGCCCAAAGCGGGCCAGAATTTCGAATTGGACGCCATCGCAGCGGCTTTCGTCGGCGGCGCGTCCGCAAGTGGCGGCATCGGCACGGTCGTCGGAGCCATCGTCGGCGCCCTCGTGATGGGCGTGATGAACAACGGTATGTCCATGCTGGGCGTGGGCAGCGACTGGCAGCTCGTGATCAAGGGGCTCGTGCTGCTCGCCGCAGTCGCCTTCGACGTCTACAACAAAAAGCGCGCCGCGGCTTGA
- the mmsA gene encoding multiple monosaccharide ABC transporter ATP-binding protein: MTANILEMRAITMEFPGVKALDEVDFQVARGEIHALVGENGAGKSTLMKVLSGVYPHGSYRGRILVDGTEMAFKDIRHSEAAGVAIIHQELALVPQLSIAENIFLGNERTRGGAVDWQETNQQAMLLMQRVGLIEDPETLVAALGVGKQQLVEIAKALAKQVRLLILDEPTAALNQADSDSLLALLRELRGQEITSILISHKLNEVLAVADTITVLRDGHTIETFEVDGTVTEDRIIKGMVGRDLDHRFPPRLEPHIGEVFFDIADWSVDHPTIAGRQVVRGASLHVRRGEIVGLAGLMGAGRTELAMSVFGRSYGRNIGGTVRKAGGPIRVSTVSEAIAAGIAYVSEDRKQLGLILDEDIRRNFTLANLGAVSRHSVIDTHAEVAAAEDLRARLTVKTPSVFQKVGNLSGGNQQKVVLGKWIFTEPDLLILDEPTRGIDVGAKYEIYLIIQRLAAEGKGVLVISSELPELLGLCDRVYAMSQGRITGELAAAEATQEALMRLMTRGAAPAEVTAP; encoded by the coding sequence ATGACGGCGAATATTCTCGAAATGCGTGCCATCACCATGGAATTCCCGGGCGTGAAGGCGCTCGACGAGGTCGACTTCCAGGTCGCCCGCGGCGAGATCCACGCCCTGGTCGGTGAGAACGGCGCGGGCAAATCGACCCTGATGAAGGTGTTGTCCGGGGTCTATCCGCACGGCTCCTACCGGGGGCGAATCCTGGTGGACGGCACCGAGATGGCCTTCAAGGACATCCGGCACAGTGAGGCCGCGGGCGTCGCCATCATCCACCAGGAACTCGCCTTGGTGCCGCAGTTGTCCATTGCCGAGAACATCTTCCTCGGCAACGAGCGCACCCGCGGCGGCGCCGTCGACTGGCAGGAGACCAACCAGCAGGCCATGCTGCTGATGCAGCGGGTCGGCCTTATCGAGGACCCCGAAACACTGGTCGCCGCACTGGGTGTCGGCAAACAGCAGTTGGTGGAGATCGCCAAGGCGCTGGCCAAGCAGGTGCGGCTGCTCATTCTCGACGAACCCACCGCCGCGCTGAACCAGGCCGACAGCGACAGCCTGCTGGCGCTGCTGCGGGAACTGCGCGGCCAGGAGATCACCTCGATTCTCATCTCGCACAAGTTGAACGAGGTGCTGGCCGTCGCGGACACCATCACCGTGCTGCGCGACGGGCACACCATCGAGACCTTCGAGGTGGACGGGACGGTCACCGAGGATCGGATCATCAAGGGCATGGTGGGCCGCGACCTGGACCACCGCTTCCCGCCGCGACTCGAACCCCATATCGGGGAGGTGTTCTTCGATATCGCCGACTGGTCCGTCGATCACCCCACCATCGCCGGACGGCAGGTGGTGCGGGGCGCTTCCCTGCACGTGCGCCGCGGGGAGATCGTCGGACTGGCCGGGCTGATGGGCGCGGGCCGCACCGAATTGGCGATGAGCGTCTTCGGCCGCTCCTACGGCCGCAATATCGGCGGCACCGTGCGCAAAGCCGGTGGGCCCATTCGGGTTTCGACGGTCTCCGAGGCGATTGCCGCCGGTATCGCATACGTCTCCGAGGACCGCAAACAGCTCGGACTGATTCTCGACGAGGACATCCGCCGCAATTTCACCCTGGCCAATCTCGGTGCGGTATCCCGGCATTCGGTGATCGACACCCATGCCGAGGTGGCCGCCGCCGAGGACCTGCGCGCCCGGCTCACGGTCAAGACGCCCTCGGTGTTCCAGAAGGTCGGCAACCTGTCCGGCGGCAACCAGCAGAAGGTGGTGCTCGGCAAATGGATCTTCACCGAGCCCGATCTGCTGATCCTGGACGAACCCACCCGCGGCATCGACGTGGGTGCGAAATACGAGATCTACCTGATCATTCAACGACTCGCGGCGGAAGGCAAAGGGGTACTGGTGATCTCGTCGGAACTGCCTGAACTGCTCGGCCTGTGCGATCGCGTCTATGCCATGAGCCAGGGGCGCATCACCGGTGAACTGGCCGCCGCCGAAGCCACCCAGGAGGCACTCATGCGATTGATGACCCGCGGCGCGGCACCCGCGGAAGTGACCGCCCCATGA